From Lycium ferocissimum isolate CSIRO_LF1 unplaced genomic scaffold, AGI_CSIRO_Lferr_CH_V1 ctg4418, whole genome shotgun sequence:
ggtattgatgttggagacttcactttagTGGAATAAGTTtatccaaggcttgttcttgtgtgattaaggtatgtttttACATCTCTTGCAtatggttaaggttgtttgattgttgtaccatttggttgaaggaagaaaaatgaaaagagagttcaagttcgaatttgaggatattatgagctataagttaacttgaattataattcttgacatgttatgagtataatattgttcTGGGTagtactaatgatgttgagaaagtgttgtatacaaatGTATATAGGATTGTgttgaaattattattatgagtgattatgaaaaggagttttggggattgaaAGGAGCCtaacttgaatgaagtctcttaattatggtattgttaataatgtcgttgttgattgggagttgttttggaatttggtagaaatagatgaaataggggaaatgctgcccaattttcgctagctccTGAATTGTCTTTGAGACCTAACCTTGGCATGaaccctcttgaatgtagatttctcgggctttggaggagaacgttaagtagttaagaagacataaaggtatataaggctaacccttctttcttaaggcatgatcccattgttgtATGCCTACACGTGAAattcataatgtcttccatgatgactcAATTCCTAGAAGCgctaaagctcatagttcttgatactctcatgatatcattgatcccattctatgatagttgatcctctaaggaaagatatagtgataatgatgatgatgatgttgcttttacttatgtaatcctatatatatataacactatgttgtgacaccgagcctatatggccgggtatgatatctattgcgcacACACCATTGatcagttgggtacggatgacaccgagccttgttatggccgggtatgggtgacaccgaacctacatggtcgggtacggtattgctatatgtatatgtatatttatgtgaggtcttctttagagaaagggtaagtaaatatgatgaacgtctcaagaggtataagtggctcttctatcttatgttatctttcatatttttatcatgttactacctatgccttacatactcagtatattgttcgtactaacgtcctttttatttatggacactgcgttcatgcccgcgggtggacagggagacaaactcgacccttaggctgcttcatcagagATTGCTTAGCgaagctccatttgattcagAGCTGCAGccgttggtactattcttttgtgtacatacatgggcatggcagggccctgtcccgtctttatgatgttacatactcattatagaggctcgtagacagttgtgtatagctagatgtctctcagccttgtcagctcatattttgtatatcattttgatagccttgtcggcttatgtatatatatggtcatagttgatgatgttgatataaaagtgccttagccAGACGAAATTTGTATTATTGATGCCTAGGAATtgcgagttagccatgtggctcacctagatatgattgtgaagGTATGATGAGGGGTTCTCGGTGAGTTagttccgggtgcccgtcatggccctccagttgggtcgtgacaactaagtgtagagtgagtacggAGAAACACATGTACTCAGCAGTATCGTTAACTGACCCTAAACTAAAGTGATGACAAGGATTGGTCCTTCTGATACTCACCTCTATACTTCATTAGTAATAAATTGCACAATTTATAAATGCTTAGGCAATTAAGATTAGAAAGTCCACATTTCAATCAAGTCATATAGCTTGGTTCTTTTCAATAATTCATATAAGAGTCACACAATGTAATGCAATCAAGTAAGGAtagtatgcaatgcaatggccaatatgCACCAAGAACACACGATCCTGCGCTAAGTTTCatatgacccatgggggactcatgaggtccatatactCACTCAAAATTCGAGATCTCCCAGATCATATCGGGCATCCAGCCGATAGgctattatatcatcatcaccCGAACCAAGTACCATATCCAGTCTCTACTGACCATCCCTTATGATGTATCAATAACATTCCAATGATATCATATAATGTATAAAATGGATACAACATGCAATTGCATAATATCAAGTCAATGCATAGttcaattttcatgatttagacGAGTTGCGGAGAGATGAATGCGCAAtgaatcaatatcacaagtattAAACGAACATGACTATCATAAGTccatatcatcaacaaccatacgaAACAAGTAGATTTAACACTACCAACCAATGCCCATAAGCTTGGTATTCTTTGCTTCACAAGATTATTCCATTTATTAATTACATATAACATGACACTAGTACCCACACAAGTGCTCGTCACAACAAGAGTACGGGACCCCAATTCCCCATTACCCCCCTTAATTACATTAACCAACAACACAAACACTTCATAAAGAGTCTAgtaagtctcaacttgccttAATTCCAAAGTCCGACGAGTCAATCCACGGCCTTTCCCTTCATTTAAGCTTCCGAACGAGCCCAATATGTTCAAATACCGTATCTACATAAGAATACAATACGTAGATGCTCATATTGCTATACTAATGTTTCGGGTCCAAAAAGTCAACCCAAAACTAAATCCTGAGCCCCGAAGGTCAAAACTATAATTTTGACATATATTCCGCTTACCCACAGTCTAATTAGTAAGAATTCCAAAAATCATTGAAATCTAACAACAATTTGACCTCCAAATTGATAATTTACATGACACTCATTTCCTTGAAAACCCCTCATTTTTAAGTTCTAAGCATGAATGAAATCACCAATGCAATCATGGAGAAATACTTAGATtaaggttagaatcttaccccaagTCAAATCTTGAAGTATGCCCTTGAAATCATCCAAATCCAAGCTCCCTAGCTCCCAAAATTGATTTAGAATGAATGGAGTTCAAAGTTGGATTTAAATTCTACGCAGCTAAAAATAAACCTTCATGATCGGGAGGCCCACCTGCCGCGATGGGGAAGCATGATCCAGACCAACTTTCCCTCTGCGCGATCGCGACCTGACCCACCGCGATTGCGACCTGCCCTCTCTTCCTTCTTCGCGCTCGCGAGCCTTTCATCGTGATTGCAATGAAGGAAACCAGAATTGTTGAAACCAGATTTTTCTGGCTTCTCCCAATTTTCGATACAACACCCGAAACTCGTCCAGGACATCCCAGACACAACAAATATGTATTTCAGTCATCAAACACGCTACAAACCTGCTCGCACACTTGAAATACCAAAAAGAGATTGTCTTAACCCGATGTTGACCGAGGTCAACTCCAAATCCTCAAATTAGCTAGTTTATCAATCAACGACCTAAATCACACCCGAACACCTCGAGACCCAAACCATCGActcaactaagtcataaatcaagTTCGGACCTAATAGAACCGACGAAACTTAAAAAAGACTCATTGACCCCCGATAttgattttggtcaaacttctTCATTTCCCTAACTTAGAAACTTCTAATTTCACTAAAATTCGATCTGAAATCCGATCGATTATCTTGGGAACCACTCCACCCATCCCTACAAGTCACAAATACCAATTTGAAACTGCGGGAAGGGTATTTTGGAAAAAACGAGTCCAAAAGCTAAAAACgatcaaacgggtcgttacaattagAGACGATGATGGGAAATATACATTTCTGTAGTTTGGGTAGGCGTAGTTCTAGGATAGGTCTTGTTCAAAGTAATATCAAACCTGCGATTAGTAATTCATAATAATCAAATACTCGTCGATAACTCACCGGATTGTTAGCAATCATAACCCTAGGATCTCTTGTTCCCTTGCACTCTTCTCGTTTTCTCtatttgttgttttattttgtcATAGTAGTTTAGTTAATTTACTCCCTTTCTAGAATCGCTTGAAGAAATAAGCCGTAATAGTTtgatttagtaaatagttaaatCGTAAGTCCTCGAGTGGAATGAGACTCTACTTATCACTTTATTACTTTTCAACCACGTACGCTTACGTTTAGTTGGAACCGACCAATTGCAATTGAATCATAGTATACTGTAATTACTGGTTATATGATATTCATAATATACGAAGAATAACGTACCGCAAATACTGTTGAATTACATAGTGATTGCTTGTATGTTAAATGATATTGCTGGTATGTTAAATACATAGTTGAAACAAATCGTGATCGCATCTGAagatgaaattgaaaaaaaacaaaacacaaTTAAAAGATCATTACTATggctaattatttttatttggctaaaaataataaatctctAGCAGATTTTTGTGGCTTTTGCCCCCAAAAAAtatacaattgaaataaataatcatctCTAAATAAGATATAAAAGAAGTTGGAACTCCATTactttgatttaaaaaaatttattcgaAAAATAATGAAGCCTTAGCCAATCTCTTTTATAAAATGTACTTTGAGGAATCCATTAAGGAATAATATCATTGAAGAACTACGTGACGGACCTCTCGAAAAACTTGAATTTGCGGCTTTTGGACGGAAAATACTTGTGGGTGAAATCTAATTTTGAGCTTAATAGTTGGTGTAGACCATTGAATAAAGCTGAAACTTGTgtttgactattgttttggtGATTAAAATGTGAAGAAGCAAAGTTAACCATCATTGATGAAGCTTCAAGCTTCAAATTTGAAATTCGGGTTTGCAAAATCAGAGTCATTTTCGACTGGCTGTTGTTTCAAAAGCTTGGAACATCTTGAGAAGGTTATATCTCAAGTTTGAGACAATTTGATACAATTTTGGTGAGATTCTTGATCTAATTTCATATTGAATTTCGAGGTTGAAGAAGAACGTTGTAGTTCCATATGTCATTTTGCATGTCGTATGTATGTCTATATATGCACTTGTACCTCATATCTACATCACGTGTGTCATATAGATAATATTGATGCACAACATAAAGAGAATAtatgcaagatatacacatGATATATACGTGATATACAGATTATATACATGAACTGAAAACACCCTTTACGCTACGAAAACAcattttctctcatttttcacACATTATGCGCCATACCACCACTAGAAATAACCACCAATCATTCCACCCTAACAAAGCAAAAACCATTTTAAtacaaggaaaaaaagaagaagaaagtttcATAAACTTGAAAACTTCAAGTTGAAGCTCAAGTGAGCGATAACGGTGGTTTCATGTTTTTCTTCATTGATTCTCACTCCAAAACGTGTAAATCGTGAAATTCAGCTTCAGATAATGATATTCACAAAAGCAGCAAGTTCAATTCTTCAAAGAACCCATGTATTGTGACTTCACTAGTCTAACTTCTCAAACTGGTTGGATAATCCCAATTCGATTTCAGTAGGCGACTACTCCACGAAAGATTGGGAAGGAAAAGTTTTACCTGACATGGAACTTGAAATCAAGGAATACAGTGGTTGACTTTAATTATTACAAAACGAAAGATAATGTTAAATTGGGTATTACTGAAAGCGCCGATAAAAAAATGTAATTGGGGCTCCTAAATCATGACGTGTATAAAATTCCCAAATAACAAATACCACAAAACCTAGTCAGTGTAATCAAATATTAGATCTCTTCACCTAATAATTTATCTTCTATACAACTATAAATTTCAATACGCTAGAGTAACTACATGTCACTCAACAAGTCCATATCTCGTACTCCATTAGTCTGCACGTTCCACTCCTAATTGATGTTTTTATTTACTCTTTCATCGTAATCTTAATTAATGTTAGCTTACGGTGCTGGGAAGATGAACCAAGGTTTCTGTTCGAGTGAACCAAGGATAACAGAGATGAAAATATTTAGTCCAAAAGCTGTTTGGAGAACttcatcttttaaaataaagttacaGCTAAAACAGTTTGAAATCTGCACAATTGTCATATTTATTAGTTAAGAAATGGAATGAATGAAGCATCATTTTTTCCCATTAGTTAAAAAAGGGAATGAGTCGCGCAgctttttagtttttaaattCTATTTTACACTTCTTCCTGAGAAAACTCACTCACACCTCATATGTACGCTTTTATACCAACCCAGTAAATACCTGACCTGTGCTTTGAAATAAACAGTTACTCTATTGCTTAAAACCATGTTAATCGATTCTCACCTCTAtgacttagagcctgtttggattggctcaTATTAGgcgcttttaagccaaaataactTTTAAGCACCTTTGTAGTGTTTGGATAAGATAAAAACAAGTGCTtaatttttaagccaaaataacaaaaataaggcaaaagtcataagttgggATTCGTAACTTATGGCTTATGCTTATAAGTCATTAGTAATAAGTCATTATTTATAAGCTCATCCAAACAAGCTCTTACTATGATCAACTAATGTAGTTGGGGGCAAATACTGTAAGTTTGTTTTTTTCCCCTTCTCTGGTCAATGGCACAGTAAACCATGGTAAACCATAACAACCAAGGAACAAGGTCAAACAATTATATGATCATCGAGTATGTCCTATGTACGAAACTAATGCTCGCTTATACTACATGTATGAGATGCGTAGAACTAGTTTTGCTGTTCCATATAAAAGCGATAACCACTTCCACTAATACAAATGCCAAACAACTAGCCGATTGATACGTGTACTACAAAGTGGACAAAGCTGTCGTATCAATGGTTCATGGATCGGGCAAAAACCCAGTCGATTTGTTTCTTGTTGAACAATCAAATATACTCATAATTTTTACAGGTATGTCAATATAGTTCACGTGGAACCAATATACAAGGGGAACTGACCTTCTGTAATAAAACCACAGGCCTTGCAATTACATCAACAATTTTCTGAAATTTCCATGGATCCAAGACAGGTGAGAGAGCActtctttcatttctctcaCTGAAAATGACAAATCAGTCCCCTAATAGTATACAATCTGAGTGTGCTCTCTTCGGAGAAGTAAAATATTACGAGAACGGTGCAGCTGAATTTGGGTGGTTAAAACAGTTGGACAGGTTGGTGAAGGGGCGGATAAataggaaaagaaggaaaagaaaagaatgacacattatGGTAATCTCAAAGAATCTTGCCGCCTCAAGGGGATACCCTCTTGCTCAAAACCATTCTCCTCGTCGCCGTGCTTCGGAAGTCGCACAGGCAGCATGACAGGACCTGTATTTGATTTCATAAAAAGATGCTTTGAGAAATTGGCAAAATCTACCACAACTATGCCAACTTAAGCACCAGAAGAAAAACGGGAGAACAATGTTACCTTATTCAAaacaaacaaccaaaaaaaaaaaaaactccagaACATACCATCAACCATGTCTTtggttttgtgaagaagaaaagttCCAGAAAGAATTGTCACAAATCCACACATTTCTGTTACGATTTGAGTAGGATTTTGCCTATCCCAGTCCTGTTCATTCAAACACAATAGAGAAGAATAAGATATATTGAGGCTACcatcaaaaataataaatatgcaTGTTCAAAAAGCTTCACATTGTCCTAAAGCATTAGAACAAATTGCCTTCAAAGATTCACCACTCAAGACCTCAAAATGTTATTAAATGGCCGAAATGCCGAACTTCATGCATGTCCCCGTTTATTGTGTTCAAATGAACTGAACGAAGAAAATCATATTTGGGCACCTCCTCCAATTGGCCACAACAGAGGACCTACTATATAATGAAACAGCCAGGAGAAGGCTTCGGCAAACTTAATGTGCCACCAAGTTCAGTTCCAGCACATGTAGTTACAATTCACAAAGCAAAACTGAACACTAAAATGTCTAAGATCAGTGAAGGAATCACCTTGAACATGATTACACTGGCTAAAATAGTCAAAGAGGTAAACATGACATAGTATATAGGAGAGACAACTGCTGTATTGAATGTGTCCAGGGCCTGCATTGAAGATTCATCAAAGAGAGCGTGAGGGATAGATAAAATAATGACTAAAGATCATGCAAGGAAAACATcactttttcctttctttgggaGGATAGATCCTTAGAAAAGTACAAAAATGGTTGAATTTCATCAAAAAAGTCGAGCTCAAACCTTAATAAGCTCTGCTCAAGTTGGTACCTTGGTTAACTATGGGAATTTAAGCCTAATAGTAAATTCTCCTCCCTGTACTGTTCCTCTGGTACCTTGACCAATTTTCTGATTtggtcacttaacacttaataagggcaaatatggaaaaataagattaattctttcttgatttggtaagtggacactctttttgaacaaaaaaataaaggctaaatgaacactctttttgaacaaaaaaataaaggctaaatgaacactctttttgaaccagGAGTAGTTGTTATATAGCGAAGAGATGATAATTCCCTTtacggggaaaaaaaaaaattgcattttcTAATTGGTTATTTTCATTTCTACGATGAACCTAAGATGCTTTAATCATGCCGCATGTTCCACATGAGACTGTGTTGAAAGAGCAAGTGTAGACTGGCATAATCTTAGCAACATATGCATGAATTCCCCGATAAGTAGCAAGATATGCACAAATTTATTAAGCGAACTCCAGCTATGATGGAAGAACTTAGAGCAAAAATTCATTAAGCAGATAGCAAATATGTTGGAAGAAAATAAGGAGATAAGGGAGGACACACCTTATTCAAATAATTCATTTGGGTAAGAACACACACAATGACAATTAAAGTAAAAGCCCAAGTCTGGGGATATATTAGCTGATTCGTTCCTGATAAAGTCAATTTCAAAGCAATTCCAATTGCTTTGACACTCATGACCTGTTACAGAAAAGCTGATATCTCAATAAGAAAAATACATATGGGAAATAGGAaaaacacaaatacataattttttttttttttagaaagatAACAAATACACAAATATTTGGAAGAACCAAATCAGAAAATGCATAGTTACATACCGATAAAGAACCCATTAGTGAGCACACTCCAATATAAAACATAATGTGTGTCTGCCCATATTGGGGAAGATAGTGGAATATAAGAATTAGGACAGCTATTATGACCACCACTGCATAGAGGAGAAAAGCTGCAGGAGATTTAAAAGATGTTAAGCTCGAGATATCAGGTagaaaaaggagaaacaaaCACCATTAACAACATGAAACAAGAAACTACCTGGTTCAGTAGCAAGATCCCACACTTCCTTCACAGATTGAATCTCACGTTCTTGTGGAGCATGCAGCACTATTGTGGTGGAGCCAACAACACATAAAGCACAACCTAAAATTCCAAAGGTGTGGAGCTTCTCTCTCAAAATAATGTGTGCGAGCACAGCACTGTTGTTTACACACAAACTCGTCAATAATCAAACCATAAAGTTAAATCTGAAATGAGTTAAAACTTATACTATACCTGATTATAATACTGACTGCACCAAGAGGAGTGACTAAAATAGCAGGGGCAAATGCATAAGCTGCAAAATTAGCTACCTCTCCAATAATCACTGTTGCAATGCAGCAAGCAGTCAGAGTTCTATCTTCAAGAATCAAACCTcagcaaaatattcaaatctaGGCACACTTGTCGGAAAACAAAATCTCCACAGAATGTATCAAGAAATAAAGTCAAACACGGAGTATTTTATCTTCCGTCTTAAACTTGTATAGATACTTCAATTATAAGTATAACACAAGAGTTTCAACAGATACCAAGTAGATAGGAGCCATGTCGATCCTGCATAAAAGACGTACACCCCAAAATAAGTACTAACAGCATCTTCATTTGGAACTCAATCCTCCTTTTAACTAGGGTTATACCAAATAATGTCAACTTTACCATTGTCTGTTTCGTTGCTTTTTAGTAAGAAAATACCCGCGAAATGGTAGGGTAAGAACACAAGGGGTCACcagattttggtcaaccaaactTCAATTCATGTCAATGGAACCATTAATTTCTGAAGAAGCAGTTGAATTCCAAGTCCATGCAGATCTTGCCAACGTTAACAGCATTAACATGATGTTTAGGGAAGAAAGAATTTTCATCAGTTAAATGGGAGAAGAAGGAATTAACAGATTTCATTTAGGTTAAGCAGAAATCAGATGGGTCGCCGTAATGCCTTATCTAGTGACTGCCTCTCTCCAACTTGTCCACTACAAGCTATGCCAACCCTTCTGCCGCCTCGCtgttcttcttcttattctctGCTGGGAGCGCTCCTTCCGAAAGTAACATTGTCATTCCCCCTCATCACCTCTTATTAGGAAAGGAAGAAACATGGAGCAGCACATAATAGGATAATTCCACCTTATCATCAtagaaggaagaaatatgtataataagcaAATTGAAGGACTAGGACTTAGGACATCTTTATCAATCTTGCTATACTCTTAACATATTAACTTCCTGTCCTCCCACCATAATTTCATCCAAAGCACTAACATAGTTACAACCAGTATA
This genomic window contains:
- the LOC132044393 gene encoding probable magnesium transporter NIPA4 — protein: MDTESWKDVYKGMSSDNIKGLVLALSSSLFIGASFIVKKKGLKKAGASGIRAGVGGYSYLQEPLWWVGMITMIIGEVANFAAYAFAPAILVTPLGAVSIIISAVLAHIILREKLHTFGILGCALCVVGSTTIVLHAPQEREIQSVKEVWDLATEPAFLLYAVVVIIAVLILIFHYLPQYGQTHIMFYIGVCSLMGSLSVMSVKAIGIALKLTLSGTNQLIYPQTWAFTLIVIVCVLTQMNYLNKALDTFNTAVVSPIYYVMFTSLTILASVIMFKDWDRQNPTQIVTEMCGFVTILSGTFLLHKTKDMVDGPVMLPVRLPKHGDEENGFEQEGIPLRRQDSLRLP